The Primulina huaijiensis isolate GDHJ02 chromosome 17, ASM1229523v2, whole genome shotgun sequence genome window below encodes:
- the LOC140963173 gene encoding trihelix transcription factor GT-3b-like translates to MDHSQLHNPYSAALNIDTGSGDRFPQWSIQETRDLMMIRAELDPTFMETKRNKLLWEVISTRMKEKGYTRSADQCKCKWKNLVTRYKGCEAMEAEGMRQQFPFYNDLQTIFAARMQRMLWLEAEGGGAAASTPKKRKKAAAQYSSSDEEDENEESEGDKAGGTRRKKITKGKEAGNPSAGTSSSNVSSIINGVKGIMEDYMKQQMEMDMQWIKAYEAREEERRVKENEWRQKMEALENERIMMERRWREREEQRRIREEARAERRDALITALLNKLRREEM, encoded by the exons atggaTCATTCGCAGCTGCATAATCCTTATTCTGCAGCTCTGAATATCGACACGGGAAGCGGCGACAGGTTCCCTCAATGGAGTATTCAAGAAACCAGGGATTTGATGATGATTCGGGCGGAGCTCGACCCGACTTTCATGGAGACCAAGAGGAATAAGCTTCTGTGGGAGGTTATCTCGACCAGGATGAAAGAAAAGGGCTACACCAGAAGCGCTGATCAGTGTAAATGCAAGTGGAAAAACCTTGTCACACGCTATAag ggATGCGAAGCAATGGAAGCAGAAGGGATGAGGCAACAGTTTCCATTTTACAATGATCTGCAAACCATATTCGCAGCAAGAATGCAAAGAATGCTGTGGCTGGAGGCTGAGGGTGGCGGAGCCGCCGCCAGCACTCcgaagaaaaggaaaaaggcgGCAGCCCAATATTCTTCATCCGACGAGGAAGACGAAAACGAGGAAAGCGAAGGGGACAAGGCCGGGGGAACAAGAAGGAAGAAGATCACCAAAGGGAAAGAAGCAGGAAACCCTTCGGCCGGAACGAGTTCTAGCAATGTGAGTTCGATAATAAACGGCGTAAAGGGCATAATGGAGGATTACATGAAGCAGCAGATGGAGATGGATATGCAGTGGATTAAAGCTTATGAAGCAAGAGAGGAGGAGAGGAGGGTGAAGGAGAATGAATGGAGGCAAAAAATGGAGGCTTTGGAGAATGAGAGGATAATGATGGAGAGAAGATGGAGGGAAAGAGAGGAGCAAAGGAGGATTAGGGAAGAAGCTAGAGCTGAGAGAAGAGATGCTCTTATTACAGCCCTTTTGAATAAGCTTAGAAGAGAAGAAATGTAG